A stretch of the Larimichthys crocea isolate SSNF chromosome IX, L_crocea_2.0, whole genome shotgun sequence genome encodes the following:
- the cplane1 gene encoding ciliogenesis and planar polarity effector 1 isoform X5, translating to MELKLEVVLSSSIKRKKPWPRFCWLGKEKESVFLLDDKRISEINMVSGRTKKRTPKLHPLLNSVVTMASSHSGMWLCGLLVSGELFLWNRDKDLLKTAAAVPEVVHLITDTQSMHSTGNAARLSLQVSGDGMRVLLVAVTGQVFLWECKDVRDLTGLRDGTVKGHWAHITPLEESILPSKQDKEASQHTVFIKTEAMGDACLSAFVFTSGKKLIITCLKIQWEECHVKVDPVGYSIKWATKTYPMSRLTPPCQPVKSRGSLVPAFSPDGRLLAIVLNQRQPKATQVLFVSTQNFVSISSGLGGCGSKKMEIPSKYIRPPVSSGKVEASLSSSSLSIRDILRQRYSVTWHPRLLYLIVSDGYMATVMRVLDRLSPALLLKTLLKDTSKDLEKASRILDKSQIHLREWLESVSCLNLDSSLDVKRGPKNTDSVLSADGSTLPLFLQDQGTLGGTKELLEKVQTFFEDDSDIDGAPAGSHLEDGGRLEFASMFDTLHALDTQADTGLVTSPKYETDFVEKQRKSPLLNRELGKIQSKLLTAWAFGMSLGNTVENRTRLLKHTLYCVVRFAALLHLIPTPSSAVHTGKKNISVSTRLLHLLKAIISFLPWDGTHSDGPRCLGLVVELSKRLIHLLLNPHPESHQIGHCQLSSHRLSTVLLILQEVSDSLDHTYSLQQRTVWSSAEKESQPPRLWTSDEHNVPLLQDKDEEKSSFIHQAQPVPQRPSSRLLGAWQWVYIITQQYMEELKSFKGCDGWEEEREQLSVIMSQIQTALQATGERLEEGPALLSYPGEHLFLCGSYQKSADTWRSQICEESNKSCDRSVFKETQLCLALLYSLLSQYRLREAQELGDHMAYLILHRAGHLKIHTTGITADSLPCPWLPVDLHSEAACAVVQTLGRFMASYFTNQPLYILPPHHVAILPPLHLPHAPSVGRLVPLSQEEVSRAVRRQQLSEVWTVDYAQDLLLIGGLLPETVWLAYHLGDWKTAASLSLAYTNYRTDHFDFTRLRRRELHLPTDLEPESIFQVELECLLGNRSDSQECRGKDGDKSFADPLEEEDWDVLQVSIQEILKASVMAGVNVMSSPLSSLLDKAKELCSRLSTLVPNGLYLPSPPLYCPQPSPNTQDPVGTIGQFAEAASRHKVSGVLQRLLLLLRSARCCHPAAQWYISHLRRARHLLHKIKKKYSYPSAAEEEKTFPEGLMKFVTRSGFFKRGPNKDGHLDPDTIQTIICFRELCGLCWMLHVRDQLSISCRKYQAARQHDEDEQVSPGAEVRSTCVDALSWARRFLPFSCFLNAEEILQDILLSLMSELPPLPLVADTLVRAFPEEEESVRVPLREKYNSLLQRLRQCNVLEGEDEDELMMVVIQDKRRQRRKHLGRLRRHLAPPELHLWEKEEEEEERGSKHGMAMLRQLSLGTSLSTSTLTDCGFPPVCSDGDTAENTSEAISPERHSRAMTRGKKAKKVREHAKKTAVKIKSVIQEESHTGDVKESELPSLPVVGTWEFELEDEEYLNFLELFLSYVLEKDSTGGGDSGSELPLLKSFSSKLRERELHSLTFDVLTTIHRRQRDAHHPARKHQGNDPPVFRAGCCYKPVKRGVTPELQTSSVWSEAPVSRTSLSVTSLPGLRTGRQKGLFGLRQQSSVPLGRRMKEGLVGPETSPIRSAFLTGQPSESFIFDSSTSVEAAIELQQGLDPKLEAQFPELGRLLEWMVRWADRRVLLGHHGKKKKDKGRETGGTNDGVVIRVKASAPAVLTSLSLLQRRYSAILGSDRYTAHIQVPETQWTVAPVLQPEVDRKLERESSVDTGYPGSANTPITGLDPNVQQGELSIGSRTDEPEELIFLRTPLPYDQDQLIFDAQQRQSGSQQSSLDDLDVTPEKEGKSSDSEGLEAPSSVSNENISGNIDTPETSLKLADLNFSENAEDLSSSISLHSPPHSESQALPTVQPEVDVHVERPASAIVPLPNTPVDPPSLQPQSSTAGAPTADSTVPDQPLPTQTPPMRQRLGEDLFRLVQNINYMSLMEVLGASFSNLQLAQQSSALAQSNMNSSHPNVPSSYAANFIPQPNALPIQTNISVAPQTQTPVPSLGSNNPQFSQVPACMFADQHVRQNSGKGSQTGGQHHMRNLTSTANGADVHYQEMQPLSVQAMSPEIQFREGSRLIPHSLGLLATTDTGHSAPVLPPANSIQNDHASQVLGLKLLQLHRPPLPQQIAPQYPPSQLLYTANAANTEHHQHRLKINDQSAQRKTEEDKRSVPKRQLSFNSLRESTQPRIQTSERSRGQESSLLPSALPAHSPAPIQGLRLLHFQPVQQSNTTFPQIPLLSSSRAATVIAAPMGDAPMIKLLHIDTGPKMMLPPAAPSAQMTRLFSMEELTSSVIGRQMAGETRPRLLRVDPPTERIRRATISPSSNSSKRQKRREEKAGRARKSEVTFRPNESIILSPEPTEEPVNVEPAEEITAGQDAAISFVPESIDSLLTGQRLLDKAMSTSAELHAFASTSKRPPECLDAFTNTDPACPPTLVDEAVSASVTASSPKSQSSRNLQFFSEHHVQDTEETPQGPNKNLDLNGRQFISVLDLEDKALHQDLTSRLSPGAPDVSSIRPSSPTSAQLHVLATSVIRGGADAPDPQPLVILPEDLLKPSTHTDVPEESSSLSHIEPNMDPKRITPQDLVDPSDSEICQAIKTQSVGPHSASTTPPTVWFSSRLSELDTQLAALQNIADCLEKDFSNSRLLVNTIETLTPVLGTDVKTTSAIKKTVRLSVPREAWTSRLDTLTELNTFEEEEENQDEEDVGFNDRRKPTFRHATSSHGHNAGPSHLHSPPRMRDELAEASGTSPGWADENLGQTGLSDTAELLDELVKEGYISQSDLDWTNSQTVHHSSRLDQQQSSWMSQRRVLPEDERRELRIWMRRKHRERLAVYQKHRESLRERECKPFPTSGTVKPTNKNQATMGRTREEKEKIMLLEQYNQRTREACSLASDIPTSRPALLSTYRTGSSPLPSTARPISAPPSGSAHRAYSASASDKRSPKSGQAQPNPRPWTAEIPERPSEDQRRRLGLHRPVTSLPRDRLSQVTRRGMLTDTKSRTKLHTASQSEQRRVGYQRKTEMSKSPSRGNAVGKSILREQTRMEEREEVNLWDPTAELNRFLGTEESNLFQQDDGARAGVSDIDWLDNLSETGSSLSKIDWAAIERMVAAEEA from the exons ATGGAGCTAAAGTTGGAGGTTGTTTTGTCATCCAGCATCAAACGGAAGAAACCATGGCCTCGGTTTTGTTGGCTGGGAAAG GAGAAGGAGTCTGTGTTCCTGCTGGATGACAAACGGATCAGTGAAATCAACATGGTGTCCGGACGCACCAAGAAGAGGACTCCTAAACTCCATCCATTGCTCAACAGTGTGGTGACAATGGCTTCGTCACACAGTG GTATGTGGCTTTGTGGACTTTTGGTGTCAGGAGAGCTGTTTCTGTGGAACAGGGATAAAGACTTGTTGAAGACTGCTGCAGCAGTCCCAGAAGTAGTTCATTTGATTACTGACACCCAAAGCATGCACAGTACAG ggaATGCTGCACGACTGTCACTTCAGGTTTCAGGGGATGGGATGCGTGTGCTCCTGGTCGCCGTAACAGGGCAAGTGTTCCTGTGGGAGTGTAAGGATGTCAGAGATCTGACGGGGCTACGAGATGGCACAGTTAAGGGACATTGGGCACATATAACCCCACTTGAGGAGTCCATTCTGCCTTCTaaacaagacaaagaagcaTCCCAACACACTGTCTTCATCAAGACAGAG GCTATGGGTGATGCCTGCTTATCAGcatttgttttcacatctgGAAAGAAGCTAATCATCACCTGCCTGAAAATTCAATGGGAAGAGTGCCATGTGAAAGTAGA tcCTGTGGGATACAGCATAAAGTGGGCCACAAAGACATATCCCATGTCTCGTCTCACCCCACCCTGCCAACCAGTGAAGTCTAGAGGGTCTTTGGTGCCAGCCTTCTCCCCAGATGGCCGACTGTTAGCCATCGTCCTGAACCAGAGACAGCCTAAG GCTACACAAGTCCTCTTTGTGAGCACACAGAATTTTGTCTCAATATCAAGTGGGCTTGGAGGCTGTGGAAGCAAGAAGATGGAGATCCCCTCTAAATACATACG TCCACCGGTGTCTTCAGGGAAAGTCGAGGCCTCTCTGTCCAGCTCCAGCTTGTCTATACGAGACATCTTAAGACAGCGGTATTCTGTGACCTGGCATCCAAGACTGTTGTATCTCATTGTGTCTGATGGCTACATGGCCACAGTTATGAGGGTGCTAGACAGACTGTCTCCTGCCCTATTGCTGAAAACACTTCTAAAGGACACAAGCAAGGACCTTGAGAAGGCCAGTCGGATACTGGATAAATCACAG aTTCATTTGAGGGAATGGCTGGAGTCTGTATCTTGCTTGAATCTTGACAGCAGCCTTGATGTTAAACGTGGGCCCAAAAACACAGACTCTGTCCTTTCAGCAGATGGATCCACGTTGCCACTTTTCCTGCAGGACCAGGGGACATTGGGTGGTACCAAGGAGCTTCTTGAAAAAGTGCAG ACTTTCTTTGAGGATGACTCTGATATAGACGGAGCTCCTGCTGGTTCACATTTGGAGGATGGCGGCCGTCTGGAGTTTGCCTCCATGTTTGACACACTCCACGCCCTGGACACGCAGGCTGACACTGGACTTGTTACCAGCCCAAAATATGAAACCGACTTTGTtgaaaaacagaggaagagtcCTCTTCTTAATCGTGAACTTGGGAAAATCCAGAGTAAGCTGTTAACAGCCTGGGCTTTTGGCATGTCTTTGGGAAATACTGTGGAAAACAGAACTCGCTTGCTGAAGCATACCCTCTACTGTGTGGTGCGATTTGCTGCTTTACTCCACTTGATCCCGACTCCCAGCTCCGCGGTCCACACGGGGAAGAAGAATATCTCGGTTTCAACTCGCCTCCTCCATCTACTCAAAGCGATTATCTCTTTTCTTCCCTGGGATGGCACTCACTCAGATGGACCACGCTGCCTGGGGCTGGTGGTAGAGCTCAGTAAACGACTGATACACCTTCTGCTGAACCCTCACCCCGAGTCACACCAGATTGGTCACTGTCAGTTATCATCGCACCGTCTATCCACAGTCCTGCTAATCTTGCAGGAGGTCTCTGATTCTCTTGACCACACCTACAGCCTGCAGCAAAGAACTGTCTGGTCCTCTGCAGAGAAGGAATCCCAGCCACCACGGCTCTGGACTTCAGATGAACACAACGTGCCTCTGTTACAGGATAAGGACGAGGAAAAATCAAGTTTTATACACCAGGCACAACCTGTTCCCCAGCGGCCATCCAGCAG ATTGTTGGGGGCGTGGCAGTGGGTCTACATAATCACCCAACAGTACATGGAGGAACTGAAAAGCTTTAAAGGCTGTGATGGCTGGGAGGAGGAACGGGAACAGTTGTCGGTCATCATGTCCCAGATCCAAACAGCTCTTCAGGCTACAGGAGAAAGGCTAGAGGAGGGTCCTGCACTGCTGAGTTACCCAG GTGAACATCTTTTCCTGTGTGGCTCATATCAAAAAAGTGCTGACACATGGCGGTCACAAATTTGTGAGGAGAGTAACAAAA GCTGTGACCGTAGTGTCTTCAAGGAGACCCAGCTTTGTCTGGCCCTCCTATACAGTCTGTTATCCCAGTACCGTCTGAGAGAAGCCCAGGAGTTGGGGGACCACATGGCTTACCTGATTCTGCACAGGGCTGGACACCTGAAGATCCACACGACCGGCATAACAG CAGACTCTCTTCCTTGCCCATGGCTGCCGGTGGACCTTCACAGTGAGGCAGCTTGTGCTGTGGTTCAGACTCTGGGGAGATTCATGGCCTCTTATTTCACCAACCAACCCCTCTACATCCTGCCCCCTCACCACGTGGCCATCCTGCCTCCCCTTCATCTACCCCATG CCCCCAGTGTTGGGCGCTTGGTGCCATTGTCCCAGGAGGAGGTTTCCAGAGCAGTGCGTCGTCAGCAGCTGTCAGAAGTATGGACAGTAGACTACGCACAAGACCTGCTACTGATAGGGGGTCTGCTTCCTGAGACCGTGTGGTTGGCTTATCATCTTGGGGACTGGAAGACAGCGGCCTCTCTAAGCCTGGCCTATACAAATTACCGCACTGACCACTTTGATTTCACTCGGCTCAGGAGGAGAGAGCTCCACCTCCCGACAGATTTAGAACCAGAGAGCATTTTTCAGGTTGAGTTGGAGTGTCTTCTTGGCAACAGATCTGACTCCCAAGAGTGCAGGGGAAAAGATGGTGACAAGAGCTTTGCAG ACCCtttggaagaagaagactgGGACGTGTTACAGGTTTCCATACAGGAGATACTGAAGGCCTCAGTCATGGCTGGAGTGAATGTTATGTCCTCACCGTTGTCTTCCTTGCTGGACAAAGCCAAAGAATTGTGTTCTCGCCTGTCTACATTGGTGCCCAACGGACTGTATCTGCCTTCCCCACCTCTTTATTGCCCTCAGCCTTCCCCCAACACACAG GACCCAGTAGGGACAATCGGGCAGTTTGCAGAAGCTGCATCACGTCATAAAGTGTCTGGAGTTCTCCAAAGATTACTGTTACTTCTGAGATCTGCACGTTGTTGCCATCCTGCTGCCCAGTGGTACATCAGCCATCTGCGCCGTGCCAGACACCTCCTACACAAG ATCAAGAAGAAGTACTCCTATCCATCAgctgctgaagaagaaaagactttCCCAGAAGGCCTGATGAAGTTCGTCACCCGTAGTGGATTCTTCAAACGAGGGCCTAATAAAGACGGTCACCTGGACCCCGACACCATTCAAACCATTA TCTGTTTCAGGGAGCTTTGCGGTTTATGCTGGATGCTTCATGTCAGGGACCAGCTCTCCATTTCCTGCAGGAAGTATCAGGCTGCCAGACAGCATGATGAAGACGAACAG GTTTCTCCTGGTGCAGAAGTGAGATCTACCTGTGTCGATGCTCTCAGCTGGGCCCGTcgttttctgcctttttcttgCTTCCTCAATGCTGAGGAAATCCTTCAGGACATACTGCTCAGCCTCATGTCTgaactccctcctctccctctg GTGGCAGACACACTTGTAAGAGCCTTcccagaggaggaagagtcCGTGAGAGTGCCTCTGAGGGAAAAGTATAACTCGCTGCTGCAGAGACTGAGGCAATGCAATGTCCTTG AGGGTGAAGACGAGGACGAGCTGATGATGGTTGTGATTCAAGACAAGCGcaggcagaggagaaaacatcTCGGGCGTTTGCGGAGGCACCTGGCCCCTCCTGAGCTCCATCtgtgggagaaagaggaggaagaggaggaaaggggaaGCAAACATGGGATGGCCATGTTAAGGCAACTCTCTCTGGGTACAAGTCTGAGCACCAGCACCTTAACTGACTGCGGGTTCCCCCCAGTGTGCAGCGACGGAGACACAGCAGAAAATACTTCTGAGGCTATCTCTCCTGAAAGGCATAGCAGAGCCATGACGAG gggCAAAAAAGCAAAGAAGGTTAGAGAACATGCAAAGAAGACTGCTGTTAAGATTAAAAGTGTCATTCAGGAAGAGAGTCACACTGGCGATGTTAAGGAGAGTGAGCTGCCCTCTCTACCCGTGGTTGGCACCTGGGAGTTTGAGCTGGAAGATGAAGAGTATCTAAATTTCCTGGAGCTCTTTCTCAGCTACGTGCTAGAAAAGGATAGCACCGGTGGAGGGGACTCAGGCAGTGAACTCCCTTTATTGAAGAGCTTCTCCTCCaagctgagggagagagagttgCATTCTCTCACCTTTGATGTGCTCACAACCATCCACCGGCGTCAAAGAGATGCACACCATCCAGCGAGAAAACACCAGGGAAATGATCCTCCAGTTTTCAGAGCTGGCTGCTGCTACAAGCCTGTGAAACGAGGTGTGACACCTGAGCTGCAAACTTCTTCCGTCTGGAGTGAAGCTCCTGTATCTAGAACTAGCCTTTCTGTCACCTCTCTTCCTGGACTGAGAACTGGCAGACAAAAAGGTTTGTTTGGCCtcagacagcagagcagtgtgCCTTTAGGCCGAAGAATGAAGGAGGGCCTCGTTGGTCCTGAAACTAGCCCTATTCGAAGTGCCTTTCTCACCGGGCAGCCATCAGAGAGTTTCATATTTGACTCCTCAACTTCAGTGGAAGCTGCGATTGAACTTCAGCAGGGCCTGGACCCTAAATTAGAGGCTCAGTTTCCAGAGCTGGGCAGGCTGCTGGAGTGGATGGTACGCTGGGCTGATAGGAGGGTGCTACTAGGACATcatggcaaaaagaaaaaagacaagggAAGGGAGACTGGAGGAACAAATGATGGAGTAGTGATTCGTGTCAAAGCCTCTGCGCCCGCTGTCCTCACTTCCCTCAGCTTACTACAGCGCAGATACTCTGCTATACTCGGGAGTGACCGCTACACTGCTCACATCCAAGTTCCAGAAACACAATGGACTGTAGCCCCTGTGCTGCAGCCTGAGGTGGATAGgaagctggagagagaaagcagtGTTGATACAGGGTACCCTGGATCTGCCAACACGCCCATCACTGGTCTGGATCCCAATGTACAACAAGGAGAACTATCCAT TGGTTCTCGTACAGATGAACCAGAAGAGCTGATATTTCTCAGGACACCTCTCCCTTATGACCAGGATCAACTGATCTTTGATGCTCAGCAGAGACAATCCGGTTCACAGCAGTCATCTCTTGATGACTTAGATGTTACACCTGAAAAAGAAG GCAAAAGTAGTGACAGTGAGGGCCTGGAAGCGCCATCCTCTGTTTCCAACGAGAACATCTCTGGAAACATTGACACGCCTGAAACT AGTTTAAAGCTGGCAGACCTGAACTTCTCCGAAAATGCTGAAGACTTGTCCAGTTCCATCTCTCT CCACAGTCCTCCACACTCGGAGTCCCAAGCTCTTCCTACTGTCCAGCCTGAAGTAGATGTCCATGTCGAGCGTCCTGCTTCAGCTATAGTGCCTCTCCCCAACACACCTGTGGATCCTCCAAGCCTTCAGCCGCAAAGCTCCACAGCTGGTGCACCCACTGCAGATTCCACAGTCCCCGATCAGCCATTACCCACCCAGACTCCACCAATGAGGCAGCGTCTGGGTGAAGACTTATTCAGATTGGTTCAG AATATCAACTACATGAGCCTGATGGAGGTCTTGGGAGCTTCATTTTCTAACCTGCAACTCGCCCAGCAGAGCTCTGCTTTGGCTCAGTCTAACATGAACTCCTCACACCCTAATGTGCCATCATCGTATGCTGCCAATTTTATCCCTCAACCAAACGCCTTACCTATTCAAACTAACATATCTGTGGCACCTCAGACGCAAACACCGGTGCCAAGTTTAGGATCCAACAACCCTCAGTTCAGTCAGGTCCCTGCATGTATGTTTGCAGACCAACATGTCAGGCAGAACTCAGGGAAAGGCTCTCAAACAGGCGGCCAGCATCACATGAGGAATCTAACCTCCACTGCTAACGGGGCAGATGTACATTATCAG GAAATGCAGCCACTCTCTGTCCAGGCAATGTCACCAGAAATCCAGTTTAGGGAGGGCAGCAGGTTAATCCCACACTCACTGGGGCTTCTGGCCACTACTGACACTGGCCACAGCGCCCCTGTGTTACCACCTGCAAATAGCATACAAAATGACCATGCTTCCCAGGTCTTGGGTCTGAAGTTACTTCAGCTCCATCGTCCTCCATTACCTCAGCAGATAGCCCCACAGTATCCACCATCCCAGCTGCTGTATACTGCAAACGCTGCAAATACAGAACACCATCAGCACAGGCTTAAAATCAATGACCAGTCCGCCCAAAGAAAGACGGAAGAGGACAAAAGATCAGTTCCAAAAAGACAACTCAGTTTTAATTCTCTACGTGAGTCAACTCAACCGAGGATTCAGACATCAGAGAGATCCAGGGGGCAAGAGTCGTCGCTGCTTCCTTCTGCTTTACCAGCTCACTCACCTGCACCAATTCAGGGCCTTCGTCTGCTGCACTTTCAGCCTGTTCAACAAAGCAACACCACCTTCCCCCAAATACCCTTATTGTCTTCCTCCAGGGCAGCTACTGTCATTGCAGCTCCGATGGGAGACGCACCTATGATCAAGCTTCTACATATAGATACTGGACCAAAAATG ATGTtacctccagcagctccttcagcccAAATGACCCGTCTCTTCTCCATGGAGGAGTTGACAAGTTCAGTGATTGGGAGACAGATGGCTGGAGAGACTCGACCGCGGTTGCTCAGAGTAGACCCGCCTACTGAAAGGATCAGAAGAGCTACCATTTCTCCCAGCTCTAACTCCAGCAAAAG gcagaagaggagagaggaaaaggcgGGCAGGGCAAGAAAATCAGAGGTCACATTCAGACCGAATGAGTCGATCATTCTTTCACCAGAG CCAACAGAAGAGCCTGTAAATGTAGAGCCTGCTGAAGAGATCACTGCTGGACAGGATGCTGCCATTTCATTTG TCCCAGAGTCTATTGACTCTTTGCTGACTGGTCAGAGATTGTTGGACAAGGCCATGTCCACTTCAGCTGAGCTGCATGCCTTTGCTTCCACTTCTAAAAGACCTCCAGAGTGCCTTGATGCTTTCACGAACACAGACCCAG CTTGTCCTCCTACACTCGTGGATGAAGCTGTGTCTGCCTCGGTGACTGCTAGCAGCCCTAAAT CCCAAAGTTCAAGGAATCTGCAGTTTTTCAGTGAGCACCATGTTCAAGACACAGAGGAGACCCCACAGGGACCAAATAAGAATCTG GATCTGAATGGCCGCCAGTTCATAAGTGTCTTGGATCTGGAAGACAAAGCCCTGCATCAGGATTTGACATCCCGTCTCAGTCCAGGAGCACCAGATGTTTCTTCCATCCGTCCCTCTTCACCTACTTCTGCTCAGCTTCATGTACTCGCGACTTCTGTTATTAGGGGTGGTGCTGATGCTCCTGATCCACAACCTCTAGTCATACTTCCAGAGGATCTCCTGAAACCCAGCACTCACACAg ATGTCCCTGAGGAGTCGTCGTCCCTCAGCCACATTGAGCCCAATATGGATCCCAAGAGAATCACTCCACAAGACTTGGTAGATCCATCTGACTCTGAAATCTGTCAGGCCATAAAGACCCAGAGTGTTGGACCTCACAGTGCCTCAACCACACCTCCTACAGTCTGGTTCTCCTCCCGCCTGTCAGAGCTGGACACTCAGTTGGCTGCTCTGCAGAACATTGCAGACTGTCTGGAGAAGGACTTTTCCAACTCCAGATTG CTGGTGAACACTATTGAAACGCTCACACCAGTCTTGGGTACCGATGTGAAGACTActagtgcaataaaaaaaactgtaagacTCTCGGTCCCACGAGAAG CATGGACGTCACGACTGGACACCTTAACTGAACTAAATACCtttgaagaggaagaagaaaatcagGATGAAGAAGATGTTGGTTTTAATGACAGAAGGAAGCCAACTTTTCGTCATGCCACTTCTTCCCATGGTCACAACGCTGGTCCTTCCCACCTTCACTCCCCTCCAA GAATGAGAGATGAGCTGGCTGAAGCTTCGGGAACATCTCCTGG ATGGGCAGATGAGAATCTGGGTCAGACCGGGCTATCCGATACAGCAGAACTCTTAGACGAGTTGGTGAAGGAAGGGTATATATCCCAGAGTGACCTGGATTGGACAAATTCACAGACTGTACACCATAGCAG CCGACTGGATCAACAGCAAAGCAGCTGGATGTCGCAGAGACGTGTCCTTCCAGAGGACGAGAGGAGAGAGCTCAGGATCTGGATGAGAAGGAAACATCGAGAAAGACTGGCTGTttatcaaaaacacagagagagcctgagggagagggagtgcAAACCTTTTCCTACCTCTGGAACAGTG AAACCAACAAACAAGAATCAAGCGACCATGGGGAgaaccagagaggaaaaagaaaa GATCATGCTTCTGGAGCAATACAACCAGAGGACCCGTGAAGCCTGTTCTTTGGCCAGTGATATTCCCACCAGTCGTCCAGCCCTACTCAGTACTTACAGGACTGGAAGTTCACCTTTGCCCTCAACTGCACGACCCATCTCCGCACCACCATCTGGTAGCGCTCACAG agctTACAGTGCATCGGCCAGTGATAAAAGAAGTCCTAAGTCAGGACAGGCTCAACCCAACCCTCGTCCATGGACTGCTGAGATACCAGAACGACCTTCGGAGGACCAACGCAGGAGGTTGGGACTACATAGACCAG TGACGTCTCTGCCAAGAGACCGTCTGTCTCAGGTGACCAGACGTGGCATGCTCACTGACACAAAGAGCCGCACTAAACTGCACACAGCCAGCCAGAGTGAGCAACGGCGTGTCGGATACCAGAGAAAGACGGAAATGAGCAAAAGTCCTTCAAGAGGGAATGCGGTGGGGAAGAGCATCCTGAGGGAGCAAACAaggatggaagagagagaagaggtgaaTCTCTGGGATCCCACTGCAGAACTGAATCGATTTCTGGGCACAGAGGAGTCGAACTTG TTTCAGCAGGATGATGGCGCCAGAGCTGGTGTGTCAGACATAGACTGGCTGGACAACCTTTCTGAGACCGGCAGCAGCCTCAGCAAAATAGACTGGGCTGCTATCGAGAGGATGGTGGCTGCAGAGGAAGCTTGA